The proteins below come from a single Paraconexibacter algicola genomic window:
- the plsX gene encoding phosphate acyltransferase PlsX, which translates to MPDHVTVAVDAGGADLGPAEVAAGAAIAAERGVRVLLFGDASRIDSVPAGVEVVDAPLSIAKEADPARAVRGNPESSIVQAVRAVADGRADAFVSGGSTGAALAAGLFTLKRGRGIHRPALALPIPVPGAPVTLLDVGANVEVRDDHLVQFAFMGAAFAQTVLGVERPRVALLSNGEEPTKGTETVVAAHAEIARRAQGSPLFEFVGNVEGTDLVTGAADVVVTDGFTGNVALKLVEGVSQMMIGAIRDVATSTPRAKAGGLLLRPALRGFRDEIDPEGPGGAYLLGLRRLGVVPHGRFTRFGFSQAILLAARGVSGDVVGRTHGALQTAGALRARPGAAGGESPQRAGSSGDDSAPSDSSSTVSAP; encoded by the coding sequence GTGCCGGACCACGTCACCGTCGCGGTCGACGCCGGCGGGGCCGATCTCGGTCCTGCGGAGGTCGCCGCGGGAGCCGCGATCGCCGCCGAGCGCGGTGTCCGCGTGCTGCTGTTCGGGGACGCGTCGAGGATCGACTCCGTGCCCGCGGGCGTGGAGGTCGTCGACGCGCCGCTGTCGATCGCCAAGGAGGCCGATCCGGCCCGGGCGGTCCGCGGCAATCCGGAGTCGTCGATCGTCCAGGCGGTCCGCGCGGTCGCCGACGGGCGCGCGGACGCGTTCGTCAGCGGCGGTTCGACGGGAGCGGCGCTGGCTGCGGGCCTGTTCACGCTGAAGCGCGGCCGCGGCATCCACCGTCCCGCGCTGGCGCTGCCGATCCCCGTGCCGGGCGCCCCGGTCACGCTGCTGGACGTCGGCGCGAATGTCGAGGTCCGCGACGACCATCTCGTGCAGTTCGCGTTCATGGGCGCGGCGTTCGCCCAGACCGTCCTGGGGGTGGAGCGCCCGCGCGTGGCGCTCCTCTCCAACGGCGAGGAGCCGACGAAGGGGACGGAGACGGTGGTCGCCGCGCACGCGGAGATCGCGCGTCGCGCGCAGGGCTCGCCGCTGTTCGAGTTCGTCGGCAACGTCGAGGGGACGGACCTCGTGACCGGGGCGGCGGACGTGGTCGTCACCGACGGCTTCACCGGCAACGTCGCGCTGAAGCTCGTGGAGGGGGTCTCGCAGATGATGATCGGCGCGATCCGCGACGTCGCGACGAGCACGCCGCGCGCGAAGGCGGGCGGCCTGCTGCTGCGTCCGGCCCTGCGCGGCTTCCGCGACGAGATCGACCCGGAGGGGCCGGGGGGCGCGTACCTGCTGGGCCTGCGCCGGCTGGGGGTCGTGCCGCACGGTCGCTTCACGCGGTTCGGCTTCTCGCAGGCGATCCTGCTGGCGGCGCGCGGCGTGTCCGGGGACGTCGTCGGCCGGACGCACGGGGCGCTCCAGACGGCCGGTGCGCTGCGTGCGCGTCCGGGCGCCGCGGGCGGGGAATCCCCGCAACGTGCGGGCTCTTCCGGCGATGATTCGGCCCCGTCCGATTCCTCGTCTACGGTGTCCGCGCCATGA
- the acpP gene encoding acyl carrier protein → MTREEVFNLIRDHLADEIDVDPSAVLEESRFKEDLAADSLDLYTLVQELEDSYGVKMTDEEASRILTVGQAVDFVLERAAA, encoded by the coding sequence ATGACTCGTGAAGAGGTCTTCAACCTGATCCGCGACCACCTCGCGGACGAGATCGACGTCGATCCGTCGGCCGTCCTGGAGGAGAGCCGCTTCAAGGAGGACCTGGCCGCCGACAGCCTCGACCTCTACACGCTCGTGCAGGAGCTCGAGGACTCCTACGGGGTGAAGATGACCGACGAGGAGGCGTCCCGCATCCTCACGGTGGGACAGGCCGTCGACTTCGTCCTCGAGCGCGCTGCGGCGTAG
- the rpmF gene encoding 50S ribosomal protein L32 has product MAVPKQKQSHSRTTKRRAQHKMAAPVFNACPQCHSPRRPHRVCPNCGTYKGVEVVAPDAHDHDHDH; this is encoded by the coding sequence ATGGCCGTCCCGAAGCAGAAGCAGTCGCACAGCCGCACGACGAAGCGCCGCGCGCAGCACAAGATGGCTGCTCCGGTCTTCAACGCGTGCCCGCAGTGCCATTCCCCCCGTCGTCCCCATCGGGTCTGCCCGAACTGCGGGACGTACAAGGGCGTCGAGGTCGTCGCGCCGGACGCGCACGACCACGATCACGACCACTAG
- a CDS encoding ribonuclease III family protein, with product MELLRELLESLPDDLSRQVFTHASWTERSADSYERLAFLGDSVLGLAITSHLYPRLEAERYGAGRLTKIRAQTVSGPACKRVAERLDVPDRMRAVAPAGQGRSAVALETERVLSSVTEAVIGACYLVNGYERTAEAVVEAFAPELEDALANPVDFKSTLQERLAQRGAVVVYAVTGEHGPPHDRTFEVTASVAGATVGTGTGRSKKQAEQEAARAALDGLDAARRVATSREDS from the coding sequence ATGGAGCTGCTGCGCGAGCTGCTGGAGTCCCTGCCCGACGACCTGTCGCGGCAGGTCTTCACGCACGCGTCGTGGACCGAGCGGTCCGCGGACTCCTACGAGCGGCTGGCGTTCCTGGGGGACTCGGTCCTGGGGCTCGCGATCACCTCGCACCTGTATCCGCGCCTGGAGGCCGAGCGCTACGGCGCGGGCCGGCTGACGAAGATCCGGGCGCAGACCGTGTCGGGCCCGGCGTGCAAGCGCGTCGCCGAGCGGCTCGACGTGCCGGACCGGATGCGCGCGGTCGCGCCGGCGGGGCAGGGCCGCAGCGCGGTGGCGCTCGAGACCGAGCGGGTGCTGAGCTCGGTGACCGAGGCGGTGATCGGGGCCTGCTACCTCGTCAACGGCTACGAGCGCACGGCCGAGGCGGTCGTCGAGGCGTTCGCGCCGGAGCTCGAGGACGCGCTCGCCAACCCCGTGGACTTCAAGTCCACGCTGCAGGAGCGGCTGGCCCAGCGCGGGGCGGTCGTCGTCTACGCGGTCACCGGCGAGCACGGGCCGCCGCACGACCGCACGTTCGAGGTCACCGCCTCGGTCGCCGGCGCCACCGTCGGCACCGGGACGGGCCGGTCGAAGAAGCAGGCCGAGCAGGAGGCCGCGCGCGCGGCGCTCGACGGCCTGGACGCGGCCCGCCGGGTCGCGACGTCCCGGGAGGACAGCTGA
- the ftsY gene encoding signal recognition particle-docking protein FtsY yields MPRDWTDLFLTDGPAGGDAAAAAQEPEKRRGFFKRLRENMSKTRQALGAEIQATLFETLDEETWERLEEALIMADVGATTTAKVVAQLEAEAESGAVEGGEALTNRLIELLASIARPKDEDAGRIDLRHSPTVIMAVGVNGTGKTTTIGKLSYHLQKELGKSVVLGAADTFRAAATEQLQGWAKRSGCEIVIGPEGSDPGSVAFEAVKKGREMGADIVIIDTAGRLHNQDHLMDELSKIRRVIQKQMPDAPHETLITVDATTGQNGLRQAQLFSQAVPVDGVVLTKLDGTAKGGIALAISAELGLPVKLIGIGETLEDLRPFDADDFAKALLGTAEPAA; encoded by the coding sequence ATGCCCCGTGACTGGACCGACCTCTTCCTCACCGACGGACCCGCGGGCGGCGATGCCGCCGCTGCGGCCCAGGAGCCCGAGAAGCGGCGCGGGTTCTTCAAGCGTCTGCGGGAGAACATGTCGAAGACCCGGCAGGCGCTGGGCGCCGAGATCCAGGCGACGCTGTTCGAGACGCTCGACGAGGAGACCTGGGAGCGGCTGGAGGAGGCGCTGATCATGGCCGACGTCGGTGCGACGACGACGGCGAAGGTCGTCGCCCAGCTCGAGGCCGAGGCCGAGAGCGGCGCGGTCGAGGGCGGCGAGGCGCTGACGAACCGCCTGATCGAGCTGCTGGCGTCGATCGCGCGGCCCAAGGACGAGGACGCGGGCCGCATCGACCTGCGGCACTCGCCGACCGTGATCATGGCCGTCGGCGTCAACGGCACCGGCAAGACGACGACGATCGGCAAGCTCAGCTACCACCTGCAGAAGGAGCTGGGCAAGTCCGTCGTGCTCGGGGCGGCCGACACGTTCCGCGCGGCGGCGACCGAGCAGCTGCAGGGCTGGGCGAAGCGCTCGGGCTGCGAGATCGTCATCGGTCCCGAGGGCAGCGACCCGGGATCGGTCGCCTTCGAGGCCGTCAAAAAGGGTCGCGAGATGGGCGCGGACATCGTGATCATCGACACCGCCGGGCGCCTGCACAACCAGGACCACCTGATGGACGAGCTCTCGAAGATCCGCCGCGTGATCCAGAAGCAGATGCCCGACGCGCCGCACGAGACGCTGATCACGGTCGACGCGACGACCGGGCAGAACGGGCTGCGCCAGGCCCAGCTGTTCTCCCAGGCGGTGCCGGTCGACGGCGTCGTCCTGACGAAGCTCGACGGCACCGCCAAGGGCGGCATCGCGCTGGCGATCTCCGCCGAGCTCGGGCTGCCGGTCAAGCTCATCGGCATCGGCGAGACGCTCGAGGACCTGCGCCCGTTCGACGCCGACGACTTCGCCAAGGCGCTGCTCGGGACGGCCGAGCCCGCGGCCTGA
- a CDS encoding GNAT family N-acetyltransferase has translation MPMEIEFRPGRVDADEGAALAQGMRDELFEIYDGLRLDGPDMPKAGPEELSPPDGSFLVGWSGGAAVCCGGLKRLPDGACEIKKMFVAPSARGQGVARTLLHALEDEARRLGYAVARLDTGPKQPHAQRLYESEGYREIGNFNDNPVATYFAEKQL, from the coding sequence ATGCCGATGGAGATCGAGTTCCGCCCGGGCCGGGTCGACGCCGACGAGGGCGCCGCGCTGGCCCAGGGGATGCGCGACGAGCTGTTCGAGATCTACGACGGGCTGCGCCTGGACGGCCCCGACATGCCCAAGGCGGGCCCCGAGGAGCTGAGCCCGCCGGACGGCTCGTTCCTCGTCGGCTGGTCGGGCGGCGCGGCCGTGTGCTGCGGCGGGCTCAAGCGGCTGCCCGACGGCGCGTGCGAGATCAAGAAGATGTTCGTGGCCCCGTCCGCCCGCGGGCAGGGCGTCGCGCGGACGCTGCTGCACGCGCTGGAGGACGAGGCGCGACGCCTGGGCTACGCGGTCGCGCGACTGGACACCGGGCCGAAGCAGCCGCACGCGCAGCGCCTGTACGAGTCCGAGGGCTACCGCGAGATCGGGAACTTCAACGACAACCCGGTCGCCACGTACTTCGCCGAGAAGCAGCTGTGA
- a CDS encoding GNAT family N-acetyltransferase, with protein MSPTPVIRPITDDDVEVCAALAWEAISAYIPVEFRSDADTEQAAERARARMRRFLATDPGGCWTAELDGRPVATALALRREGVWGLSLFGVAPGLQAQGIGRRVLDAALTHADGCHGGIIASTLDPRAMRRYALAGFALQPAFAACGIVDRHAAPDPASLRARETTWDDPALRAAARDVSRHVRGASHADDLDGLALYGGVPVVLDGEGWAVRDADGSPTVLAARTPAAAQDLLWSCLLGGTSGATVHVDFLTGAQQWAYEVVLAARLPLSPDGAVFTRGRTGPMSPYLPSGVFL; from the coding sequence GTGTCCCCCACCCCCGTGATCCGCCCCATCACCGACGACGACGTCGAGGTCTGCGCCGCCCTCGCCTGGGAGGCGATCAGCGCGTACATCCCCGTCGAGTTCCGCTCCGACGCCGACACCGAGCAGGCCGCCGAGCGCGCCCGCGCACGCATGCGCCGCTTCCTCGCCACCGACCCCGGCGGCTGCTGGACCGCCGAGCTGGACGGGCGCCCCGTCGCCACCGCGCTCGCCCTGCGCCGCGAGGGCGTCTGGGGCCTGTCGCTGTTCGGCGTCGCCCCCGGGCTGCAGGCCCAGGGCATCGGCCGCCGGGTGCTCGACGCCGCGCTCACGCACGCCGACGGCTGCCACGGCGGCATCATCGCCTCCACCCTCGACCCGCGCGCCATGCGCCGCTACGCGCTCGCCGGCTTCGCGCTGCAGCCCGCCTTCGCCGCCTGCGGCATCGTCGACCGGCACGCCGCCCCCGACCCCGCCTCGCTCCGCGCCCGCGAGACGACCTGGGACGACCCGGCGCTGCGCGCCGCGGCCCGCGACGTCTCCCGGCACGTGCGCGGCGCCTCCCACGCCGACGACCTCGACGGCCTCGCCCTCTACGGCGGCGTGCCGGTCGTGCTCGACGGGGAGGGCTGGGCCGTCCGCGACGCCGACGGCTCCCCGACAGTCCTCGCCGCGCGGACCCCCGCCGCCGCGCAGGACCTCCTCTGGAGCTGCCTGCTCGGCGGCACCAGCGGCGCGACCGTCCACGTCGACTTCCTCACCGGGGCGCAGCAGTGGGCCTACGAGGTCGTGCTCGCCGCCCGGCTGCCGCTGTCCCCCGACGGCGCGGTCTTCACCCGCGGGCGCACCGGGCCGATGAGCCCCTACCTGCCCAGCGGCGTCTTCCTCTAG
- a CDS encoding chromosome segregation SMC family protein translates to MHLKSIVLKGFKSFPDRTKLDFGTGVSVIVGPNGSGKSNVTDAVLWAMGEQSPLAVRGQSMQDVIFGGGRGVQARSSAEVEIVLDNSDQTVDLPLGEISIVRRLDRNGDGTYLLNGAKCRLVDVLEVLSDTGLGKEMHSVVSQGRVTAIVSSKPKDRRLLIEEAAGLGKHRKRRRRAQLKLERTQDNLDRALDVEREARSRLRPLKRQAEAAELHERLERQTLEARWELARDTVRAKRAEKAAAEATAQEARAARDEAQAQLAGVAARREKAEEALARRTEQREILMRRVNAARSSVDRLEVRLERTRDTAETVAERAEGRARQLQLLEAQVAEDQPDEAGLERIESLEAELARLDDERESALAREVEALEARRVAAAAKVAELDAEVERVRGVLREADTALELARTQRRAAEATAEKARREAAKLGAELASANQFLRSHTSAPGGAKALADELEVQEGCELALSAALGARMTAGIVEDAAAAAALLERAGRDGGSALVATGEPVPPATPGGPVAGARHLGELVRGPDRAVAVARRLLADAWIVEDVTALPDDFTGIAVTTDGRAWFGATREMVRAAQGGSERVLAERNRRDRLIAASEAAIQEEQAALKAVEAAGGAMAAADTTRDEADRAVREAERARNAAREDERQTGLLIKQRQNAPEDAASAVRRAQVEGELAAERRVAERAAREREERAQRITFLRAKLERDKALVPAAQRLAAALEAALTAVQERVTVFDEALAADRAAGEGVAAELRACAAEEAKIQQHLRERGDLLTSSEVRAQQARDQEQEAAQELTTIAQTLGLSPEPAEEALDAEAVAALRQRIERLVKRREQLGPVNPLAKAEYEEAVAHVEEMERQRGDLETALRELRAFIKDTDKQIRVTFEETFNAAAANFEELSARLFPGGKGRLRLVREDSGPRPVVGGGEPRDSGDGVAEVQAAAAAEAAAEAEADEEAGIDPDDQLGVEIEITPAGKAMKRLSLLSGGEKSMTAIAFLFSVFLAKPCPFYILDEVEAALDDLNIGRFIDLLETYADRAQFIVVTHQKRTMEAADTLYGVSMGGDGVSKVISRKLPPKDLVAGEERERSGAGIG, encoded by the coding sequence ATGCACCTGAAGTCGATCGTGCTCAAGGGGTTCAAGTCGTTCCCCGACCGGACGAAGCTCGACTTCGGCACCGGCGTCAGCGTCATCGTCGGCCCGAACGGCTCGGGCAAGTCGAACGTGACCGACGCCGTGCTGTGGGCGATGGGCGAGCAGTCGCCGCTGGCGGTGCGCGGCCAGTCGATGCAGGACGTCATCTTCGGCGGCGGCCGCGGCGTGCAGGCGCGCTCGAGCGCCGAGGTCGAGATCGTGCTGGACAACAGCGACCAGACGGTCGACCTGCCGCTGGGCGAGATCTCGATCGTGCGCCGCCTCGACCGCAACGGCGACGGCACCTACCTCCTCAACGGCGCGAAGTGCCGCCTCGTCGACGTGCTCGAGGTCCTGTCGGACACGGGCCTCGGCAAGGAGATGCACTCGGTCGTGTCGCAGGGTCGCGTGACCGCGATCGTCTCGTCCAAGCCGAAGGACCGCCGGCTGCTGATCGAGGAGGCGGCGGGCCTGGGCAAGCACCGCAAGCGCCGCCGTCGCGCCCAGCTGAAGCTCGAGCGCACGCAGGACAACCTCGACCGCGCGCTCGACGTGGAGCGCGAGGCGCGCTCGCGGCTGCGGCCGCTGAAGCGGCAGGCCGAGGCGGCGGAGCTGCACGAGCGCCTGGAGCGCCAGACGCTGGAGGCCCGCTGGGAGCTCGCCCGCGACACGGTCCGCGCCAAGCGCGCCGAGAAGGCCGCGGCGGAGGCGACGGCCCAGGAGGCGCGCGCGGCGCGCGACGAGGCGCAGGCGCAGCTCGCGGGCGTGGCGGCCCGGCGCGAGAAGGCCGAGGAGGCGCTGGCCCGGCGCACGGAGCAGCGCGAGATCCTGATGCGGCGGGTGAACGCGGCCCGGTCGAGCGTCGACCGGCTGGAGGTCCGTCTGGAGCGCACCCGGGACACCGCCGAGACGGTCGCCGAGCGGGCCGAGGGCCGCGCGCGACAGCTGCAGCTGCTGGAGGCCCAGGTCGCGGAGGACCAGCCGGACGAGGCGGGCCTCGAGCGGATCGAGTCGCTGGAGGCCGAGCTCGCCCGCCTGGACGACGAGCGCGAGAGCGCGCTGGCGCGCGAGGTCGAGGCGCTGGAGGCGCGGCGTGTGGCCGCCGCGGCGAAGGTGGCGGAGCTCGACGCCGAGGTCGAGCGCGTGCGTGGGGTCCTGCGGGAGGCGGACACGGCGCTGGAGCTCGCGCGCACGCAGCGCCGGGCGGCGGAGGCGACGGCGGAGAAGGCGCGCCGCGAGGCCGCGAAGCTCGGTGCGGAGCTCGCGTCGGCCAACCAGTTCCTGCGCTCGCACACGAGCGCCCCGGGCGGCGCGAAGGCCCTGGCCGACGAGCTCGAGGTGCAGGAGGGCTGCGAGCTCGCCCTGTCCGCGGCGCTCGGTGCCCGGATGACCGCGGGGATCGTCGAGGACGCCGCGGCCGCCGCGGCGCTCCTGGAGCGCGCCGGCCGGGACGGCGGCAGCGCCCTGGTCGCCACGGGCGAGCCGGTCCCGCCGGCGACGCCGGGCGGCCCCGTCGCGGGTGCGCGGCACCTCGGGGAGCTGGTGCGCGGCCCTGACCGCGCGGTCGCGGTCGCGCGGCGCCTGCTGGCCGACGCGTGGATCGTCGAGGACGTCACGGCGCTCCCGGACGACTTCACCGGGATCGCCGTCACGACGGACGGCCGCGCGTGGTTCGGCGCGACGCGCGAGATGGTCCGGGCGGCGCAGGGCGGCAGCGAGCGCGTGCTCGCCGAGCGCAACCGCCGCGACCGGCTGATCGCGGCCAGCGAGGCGGCGATCCAGGAGGAGCAGGCGGCGCTGAAGGCCGTCGAGGCGGCGGGCGGCGCGATGGCCGCGGCCGACACGACCCGTGACGAGGCCGACCGCGCCGTCCGTGAGGCGGAGCGCGCGCGCAACGCCGCGCGCGAGGACGAGCGCCAGACCGGCCTGCTGATCAAGCAGCGCCAGAACGCGCCGGAGGACGCGGCGAGCGCCGTGCGTCGCGCGCAGGTCGAGGGCGAGCTCGCCGCGGAGCGCCGGGTCGCCGAGCGCGCCGCCCGCGAGCGCGAGGAGCGCGCGCAGCGGATCACGTTCCTGCGCGCGAAGCTCGAGCGCGACAAGGCGCTCGTGCCGGCCGCGCAGCGCCTCGCGGCCGCGCTCGAGGCCGCGCTGACCGCGGTGCAGGAGCGCGTGACGGTGTTCGACGAGGCGCTGGCCGCCGACCGCGCGGCGGGCGAGGGCGTCGCCGCCGAACTGCGCGCGTGCGCCGCGGAGGAGGCGAAGATCCAGCAGCACCTGCGCGAGCGCGGCGACCTGCTGACCTCCTCGGAGGTCCGGGCGCAGCAGGCCCGCGACCAGGAGCAGGAGGCCGCCCAGGAGCTGACGACGATCGCGCAGACGCTGGGGCTGAGCCCGGAGCCCGCCGAGGAGGCGCTCGACGCCGAGGCGGTCGCGGCGCTGCGTCAGCGCATCGAGCGGCTGGTCAAGCGCCGGGAGCAGCTCGGCCCGGTCAACCCGCTCGCGAAGGCCGAGTACGAGGAGGCCGTCGCGCACGTCGAGGAGATGGAGCGCCAGCGCGGCGACCTGGAGACCGCGCTGCGCGAGCTGCGCGCGTTCATCAAGGACACGGACAAGCAGATCCGTGTCACGTTCGAGGAGACCTTCAACGCGGCGGCGGCGAACTTCGAGGAGCTGTCCGCGCGGCTGTTCCCGGGCGGCAAGGGCCGCCTGCGGCTCGTGCGCGAGGACAGCGGCCCGCGGCCGGTCGTCGGCGGCGGGGAGCCGAGGGACAGCGGCGACGGGGTCGCCGAGGTGCAGGCCGCGGCGGCGGCGGAGGCGGCCGCGGAGGCGGAGGCCGACGAGGAGGCCGGCATCGACCCCGACGACCAGCTCGGCGTCGAGATCGAGATCACCCCGGCGGGCAAGGCGATGAAGCGCCTCTCCCTGCTGTCCGGCGGCGAGAAGTCGATGACCGCGATCGCGTTCCTGTTCAGCGTGTTCCTCGCGAAGCCGTGCCCGTTCTACATCCTCGACGAGGTCGAGGCGGCGCTCGACGACCTGAACATCGGGCGCTTCATCGACCTGCTGGAGACCTACGCCGACCGTGCGCAGTTCATCGTCGTGACCCACCAGAAGCGCACGATGGAGGCGGCCGACACGCTCTACGGCGTCTCGATGGGCGGCGACGGCGTCTCGAAGGTCATCTCCCGCAAGCTCCCGCCGAAGGACCTCGTGGCCGGCGAGGAGCGCGAGCGCAGCGGCGCCGGCATCGGCTGA